The Chiroxiphia lanceolata isolate bChiLan1 chromosome 4, bChiLan1.pri, whole genome shotgun sequence genome contains a region encoding:
- the LOC116786224 gene encoding T-cell surface glycoprotein CD8 alpha chain-like → MDGSPALLLLLALGLCCPGIHGHMYEMKVRFCDTVTQLQVGQQLELECQTDRDHGVSWVHQDKNGTLHFIVFISSLSRVTFKGDLRTSTRFEASKDNTIYRLVVKSFTQQDEGNYFCLVSIKQMLYFSPGLPAFFPVTTTVAPSTPGPTTQRGITEKDPCLKALDPETTMQEELNSFCHIFIWAPLTGLCLLILQLLMITIMLCQWKTHQNPSRSTSGLKPQPCPSGPRMFQ, encoded by the exons ATGGACGGgtctcctgccctgctcctcctgctcgcTCTGGGACTCT gctgcccCGGAATCCATGGCCATATGTATGAGATGAAGGTCAGGTTTTGTGACACCGTCACCCAGCTCCAGGTGGGACAGCAGCTGGAACTGGAGTGTCAGACTGACAGGGATCATGGAGTATCCTGGGTCCACCAGGACAAGAATGGGACCCTTCACTTCATCGTCTTTATCTCTTCCCTGTCCCGAGTCACCTTCAAGGGGGATCTGAGAACATCCACACGCTTCGAGGCCAGCAAAGACAACACTATCTATCGGTTGGTAGTGAAGTCTTTCACACAGCAGGATGAGGGGAACTATTTCTGCCTCGTGAGCATCAAGCAAATGTTGTACTTCAGCCCTGGCCTGCCTGCCTTCTTCCCAG TCACCACCACAGTGGCACCCAGCACACCAGGACCCACCACCCAGCGTGGCATCACTGAAAAGGACCCCTGCCTCAAGGCCTTGGATCCAG AGACAACAATGCAGGAAGAGCTGAATTCCTTCTGTCACATCTTCATCTGGGCCCCCTTGACAGGCCTCTGCCTCCTGATCCTCCAGCTCCTGATGATCACCATCATGCTGTGTCAATGGAAGACTCACCAGAACCCCTCTAGATCCACCTCTGGCCTGAAaccacagccctgtccctcaGGGCCACGGATGTTCCAGTGA